The nucleotide sequence CCGCGGTGTCGCCGCCCTCGCGCTGTACGCCGCCGCCGGCCTGGCCGGGGTGCCGTGGTTCGCCCAGGGCGGCTCCGGTGCGTCGGTCTCCTTCGGCTACGTCATCGGCATGCTGCTCGCCGCCGCGGCCGTCGGCGCGCTGGCCCGCCGCGGCGCGGACCGCTCCCCGCTGCGGATGGCGGGCACGATGCTCCTCGGCGAGGCGATCATCTACGCCGTCGGCGTCCCCTACCTCGCCTTCGCGGCCCACATGTCCGCGACGGCGGCCATCGCGGCGGGCCTCACCCCGTTCCTCATCGGTGACGCCCTGAAGGCCGCCCTGGCGATGGGCGCGCTGCCCACGGCCTGGAAGCTGACGAACAAGAGCTGAGCCTCCGCGACGAAGGCCCGCCCGCGCACCTGTCAGGTGACCGGGCGGGCCTTCGCCGTTCCCGGCCTCGGTACGCGGGTGTCCCGAAGCCGGTTCCCGCGTCCATGACCGCGCCCGCCGGAGGCATCCGGCGGTGCCCCGCGCCGACCGTCCCGCCAGGAGGCGCCCCCGGTCGTCGCCCGGCCGGAAGCCCCCGCCCGGCCGGAAGCCCCCAGCCCGCACGACCCCGTACCCGCGCAAGCGAAAGCCCGGTGCCGCGAGGGAATCCCTCACGGCACCGGGCTTCGGTGCGTACCGGGGCGGACGTCAGGCCGCCGGCACCTTCTCCGGGTCCTCCGTGGCCGGGATCTCCGGCTGGGCCCGCTTGGCCGTGACCGACTGCTTCACGAAGGCGATGATCAGGACGACCGCCGCGACCATCAGGGACAGCAGGACCGTCTCGCGGCCGTCGTGCTCCGTGTCGGTCAGCATGTAGCCGAGGACGAAGACGATCAGCGCGGCCGTGGCCCAGGTGAGGTACGGGTACAGCCACATCTTCACGACGAGCTTCTCCGGCGCCTCGCGCTGGATGATCTTCCGCATCCGGAGCTGCGAGAAGCAGATGACCAGCCACACGAAGAGCGCGACCGCGCCGCTGGAGTTGACCAGGAAGAGGAAGACCGAGTCCGGGAACTTGTAGTTGAAGAACACCGCGACGAAGCCGAACAGCACCGAGGCCAGGATGGCCGCCATCGGCACACCGCGGGAGTTGGTCTTCGCGAACGCCTTCGGCGCGTCACCGCGCTCACCCAGCGAGAACGCCATCCGGGACGCGGTGTACAGGCCCGAGTTCAGGCAGGACAGCACCGAGGTCAGCACGATGAAGTTCATGATCTCGCCGGCGTGCGCGATACCCAGGGAGTTCAGCGCGGCGACGTAGGAACCGTCGGTCTTGATCGACGGGTCGTTCCACGGCAGCA is from Streptomyces seoulensis and encodes:
- a CDS encoding biotin transporter BioY, which translates into the protein MSTASVTARPGAVLADLLPTSRVRDAALVLGGAALTGLAAQIAVPVPGSPVPVTGQTFAALLVGTTLGARRGVAALALYAAAGLAGVPWFAQGGSGASVSFGYVIGMLLAAAAVGALARRGADRSPLRMAGTMLLGEAIIYAVGVPYLAFAAHMSATAAIAAGLTPFLIGDALKAALAMGALPTAWKLTNKS